Proteins from one Gossypium raimondii isolate GPD5lz chromosome 8, ASM2569854v1, whole genome shotgun sequence genomic window:
- the LOC105790352 gene encoding calcium-dependent lipid-binding protein yields the protein MGLVSGMFMGMVFGISLMAGWRHMMKYRSTKRIAKAADIKILGALSRDDLKKICGDNYPEWISFPVYEQVKWLNKHLSKLWPFVAEAASAVIKESVEPLLEEYRPPGITSLKFSKLSLGTVAPKIEGIRVQNLKKGQITMDIDLRWGGDPSIILGVEAALVASIPIQLKNLQVFTVVRVIFQLAEEIPCISAVVVALLAEPKPRIDYTLKAVGGSLTAVPGISDMIDDTVNSIVTDMLQWPHRIVVPIGGIPVDTSELELKPEGKLKVTVVKANNLKNLEMIGKSDPYVVVHIRPLFKIKTKVIENNLNPIWNETFELIAEDRETQELTVEVFDQDIGQDKRLGIAKFRLIELEPETPKEVNLNLLSSLDTLKIKDNKDRGSCTIKLLYHQFNKEEQLIALEEEKRILEERKRLKEAGVIGSTMDALDGAASLVGSGVGMVGTGIGTGVGLVGSGVSAGVGMVGSGVSAGVGMVGSGLSKAGKFMGRTVTGHSSKKSETTTTPDESKEENGGARPQ from the exons ATGGGGTTGGTTTCTGGGATGTTTATGGGGATGGTATTCGGGATTTCATTGATGGCTGGTTGGCGTCATATGATGAAGTACCGAAGCACTAAACGAATCGCCAAG GCAGCTGATATAAAAATTCTTGGGGCTCTCAGTAGAgatgatttgaagaaaatttgTGGTGATAATTATCCTGAATGGATATCTTTCCCTGTCTATGAACAG GTGAAATGGTTGAACAAGCACTTGAGCAAGTTATGGCCTTTTGTTGCAGAG GCAGCGTCAGCAGTAATCAAAGAGTCTGTTGAACCTCTCTTGGAAGAATACCGACCTCCTGGTATTACGTCACTAAAATTCAGTAAACTGTCTCTTGGTACTGTAGCTCCCAAGATCGAAG GTATTCGCGTTCAGAACCTTAAGAAAGGCCAAATCACGATGGATATTGATCTTCGGTGGGGTGGTGATCCAAGTATAATTTTAGGTGTTGAAGCTGCACTTGTTGCCTCAATACCGATTCAG TTGAAGAATCTCCAAGTTTTCACTGTTGTTCGTGTCATCTTCCAACTTGCTGAAGAGATTCCTTGTATTTCTGCGGTAGTTGTTGCTCTCCTTGCAGAG CCAAAGCCCAGAATTGATTACACTCTGAAAGCTGTTGGTGGAAGCTTAACAGCGGTTCCCGGAATTTCAGACATGATTGAT GATACTGTGAATTCAATTGTCACAGACATGCTTCAGTGGCCACACAGAATTGTTGTTCCAATTGGTGGTATACCAGTTGATACAAG TGAATTAGAGCTTAAGCCGGAGGGAAAGCTGAAAGTTACTGTAGTCAAAGCGAATAATTTAAAGAACTTGGAAATGATTGGAAAATCTGATCCTTATGTTGTCGTGCACATCCGACCTCTCTTCAAGATTAAAACAAAAGTCATCGAGAACAACCTGAATCCCATTTGGAATGAAACGTTTGAGTTGATTGCCGAAGATAGAGAGACGCAGGAACTGACTGTAGAG GTTTTCGACCAGGACATTGGGCAAGACAAGAGGTTGGGAATTGCGAAATTCCGTTTGATCGAACTAGAACCGGAGACACCAAAGGAGGTTAATCTGAACCTTCTGTCCTCACTCGATacacttaaaataaaagataacaaGGACAGGGGAAGTTGTACCATTAAG CTTTTGTACCATCAATTTAACAAGGAGGAACAGTTGATTGCTttggaagaagagaagaggaTCCTAGAAGAAAGGAAGAGATTGAAAGAAGCCGGAGTAATCGGAAGCACAATGGACGCACTTGACGGAGCGGCTTCACTGGTTGGATCTGGTGTTGGTATGGTTGGTACCGGTATCGGTACTGGAGTTGGACTTGTGGGAAGTGGTGTCAGTGCTGGAGTCGGGATGGTGGGAAGTGGTGTCAGTGCTGGAGTCGGGATGGTGGGGAGTGGACTGAGCAAAGCAGGAAAGTTCATGGGGAGGACAGTTACAGGGCATTCCAGCAAGAAAAGTGAAACCACCACCACTCCTGACGAAAGCAAGGAAGAAAATGGTGGTGCTAGGCCACAGTAA
- the LOC105790351 gene encoding RING-H2 finger protein ATL2, which produces MFGSGMNLITTVIGFGMSATFIVFVCTKMICRRIRGSQTRLLFQTESRIDLEQAEAEIRGVEPVVVAAIPTIKFNREAFKSMEDAQCSICLGEYVEKEVLRIMPKCAHNFHLSCIDVWLRKHSTCPVCRTPLLDSLEFDTGQSDTLWAP; this is translated from the exons ATGTTTGGTTCAGGCATGAATTTGATCACAACAGTGATCGGTTTTGGAATGAGTGCCACTTTTATTGTGTTTGTTTGTACGAAAATGATCTGTCGGAGAATTAGAGGGTCCCAAACCCGACTCTTGTTTCAGACCGAATCCAGGATTGATCTCGAACAG GCAGAGGCAGAAATTAGAGGGGTTGAACCAGTAGTGGTAGCTGCAATACCCACCATCAAGTTCAATCGTGAAGCCTTCAAGTCCATGGAAGATGCaca ATGCTCGATATGCTTAGGCGAGTACGTAGAGAAAGAAGTGCTAAGAATCATGCCCAAGTGTGCCCATAATTTTCACCTTTCTTGCATCGACGTTTGGCTCAGAAAGCACTCCACTTGCCCGGTTTGCCGTACGCCGTTACTCGACTCGTTGGAATTCGACACAGGCCAATCAG ACACGTTGTGGGCACCTTAG